The genomic region TCGTGCCGGGCGCGCAGCGCGAAGATGCCCTCCAACAGCCGCTCGGAGACGGCGCGGTCGGCTGGCAGGGCGCGGGCCACGTCCTCGAAGCCGCGTACGGTGGCGTCGATCGCGTCCTGGAGCTGGGCGATCTCCCACTCGTCCTTGACGAGCTTCTGCTCCGAGATGGCGATGGCCAGCTCCCGGTCACGGGGCGGCTGCCCCTCGACGCGGACCCCGTCGTACGGGCGTACGGTGGCGTCGACCTGGGCGTCGAACCCGCGCAGCACCCGGGTGCGGCCGGGCGCCAGGTCGGCGAGCGCCGCCTCCAGGCCGGTCAGGTCGGCGGTGGGCAGGCCCAGCTCGGTGGACTTCTCGCCGAGCGTGTGCCGCCGGCCCACCCACAGCTCGCCGTGGCGGCTGCGGAAGAACTCGTCGGTCTCCCGCGAGGAGCGCGGGCGCATGTACAGCGTGGCGTCGTGCCCGGACCCGTTCGGGCGCAGCACCAGCACGCTGTCCGGGTCATGGTCACCGGTCAGGTAGGCGAAGTCGCTGCCCGGCCGGAACGGGTAGGCAGTGTCGTTGGCGCGTACCTTCTCGGGGCCGGTCGGGATCACCAGGGTCTCGCCGGGGAAGGCGGCGGACAGCGCGGCACGCCGCTTGGCGTAGTTGGGCGCCTCCGGTCGAGGTGTCACAGGCAGTTCGGTGTCCTGCCAGCCCGTCCGCATGAAGGACAGGAACGCCTCCGGGAAATCCGGATCGTGCGATTCCGTACCGTCCGTCGGCGTACCGTCGGTGCGTCCCTCGGTCATTGCGCCGCTCCCTCCGCTTCGTTGCTGGTCCCGACGGTACCGCGCGCCCGGCTCGCGTTGGTGCCGCCCGGGAGGCGCTCCGGATCGACGGACGGCTGCTACGGGCCGGCAGAGCGCGTGGGAAGATGACCACCATGTGCGGACTTCTGGCCTTCTTCAGCGCGAACGGCAACGCCGCCGCGCACCGCGACCACATCGCCGGAGCCTTGGAATGCCTGCACCACCGCGGCCCTGACGAGACAGGGGTCGAGGTGGTCGGCGATGCATCCGGCCGGTACGCGGACGGAGTGTTCGCCCACAAGCGGCTCGCCATCATCGACGTCGCGTCGAGTCACGAGCCGCTGCCGTATGCGAACGGTCGTTACCTGCTCACCTTCAACGGTGAGATCTACAACTACATCGAGCTGCGCGAGGAGCTGATCCGGAACTTCGGCGCCCAGTTCGCCACGGCCGGTGACGGCGAGGTGATCGTCGCCGGCTACCACTTCTGGGGCGAGCAGGTGCTCACCCGGCTGCGCGGCATGTTCGCCTTCGTCATCTGGGACCGGCAGGAGCGGCGCGCGTTCGGCGCCCGTGACTACTTCGGCATCAAGCCCCTGCACTACCTGGAGACCTCCGACGGGCTCTACCTGGCGTCGGAGAAGAAGGCGCTGCTGCCGTTCGCGCACAGCGCCTACCAGGGCGACGCGGGCGTCGACACGGCAAACCTCAGCCACTACCTGACCCTGCAGTACGTCCCCGAGCCCGGCACCCTGCACAAGGGCATCAGCCGGATCGGCTCGGGGGAGTACCTGACCTGGTCGCCGGGCGCGCGGATCGACGTACGCCGGTGGTACCGGCCGGTGTTCCGGCCCGCGCCCGTCGACGACGAGCAGAAGCTCTACCACGAGATCCGGGAGACGCTGCGCGAGAGCGTCCGCATGCACATGCGCTCCGATGTGCCTGTCGGCTCGTTCCTGTCCAGCGGCATCGACTCCACGGCCGTGGTGGCGCTGG from Micromonospora profundi harbors:
- a CDS encoding aminopeptidase P family protein, whose translation is MTEGRTDGTPTDGTESHDPDFPEAFLSFMRTGWQDTELPVTPRPEAPNYAKRRAALSAAFPGETLVIPTGPEKVRANDTAYPFRPGSDFAYLTGDHDPDSVLVLRPNGSGHDATLYMRPRSSRETDEFFRSRHGELWVGRRHTLGEKSTELGLPTADLTGLEAALADLAPGRTRVLRGFDAQVDATVRPYDGVRVEGQPPRDRELAIAISEQKLVKDEWEIAQLQDAIDATVRGFEDVARALPADRAVSERLLEGIFALRARHDGNDVGYGSIVGAGEHATILHWVHNHGATRPGDLLLMDMGVEGRNLYTADVTRVLPVSGRFTALQRQVYDIVYASQQAGIDAIRPGVKFKDVHLTCMRVLAEGLSELGLLPVSVDEAMDEKSSVYRRWTLHGFGHMLGIDVHDCSNARKETYRDGALGEGYVLTVEPGLYFQPEDELVPAELRGVGIRIEDDVLVTATGAVNLSAGLPRTADEVETWLAEQREAGPRLPG